In one window of Streptomyces sp. FXJ1.172 DNA:
- the cyc2 gene encoding germacradienol/geosmin synthase Cyc2, whose amino-acid sequence MTQPFELPHFYMPYPARLNPHLEEARAHSAAWAREMGMLEGSGIWDRADLEAHDYGLLCSYTHPDCDGPALSLITDWYVWVFFFDDHFLDMYKRTQDRAAAKAHLDRLPLFMPLDLATSVPEPRNPVEAGLKDLWARTVPSMSVDWRRRFALATEHLLNESMWELSNINEGRIANPVEYIEMRRKVGGAPWSAGLVEYANAEVPAAVAGTRPLRVLMETFADAVHLRNDLFSYQREVEDEGENSNGVLVLETFFGCTTQQAAETVNDILTSRLHQFEHTALTEVPALALDRGLTPDQVAAVAAYTKGLQDWQSGGHEWHLRSSRYMNKGARSSSPWQLPSGPGTSAADVGALLASAAQERLRAYTHVPYQKVGPSVLPDFHMPYDLSLNPCLDGARSNLLAWSHRMGILEEGVWDEDRLAACDLALCAAGLAPDATPGQLDRTAQWLAWGTYADDYYPLLHGHRRDLAGARLSTARLSQCMPLEGEPAIVPGNAMERGLSDLWERTTAQMDAEQRRTLKASVDVMTGSWLWELSNQLQNRIPDPVDYLEMRRATFGCDLTLNLCRGRHAPAVPPEVYRSGPVRALENAAMDYACLLNDIFSYQKEIEYQGEIHNAVLVVQNFFGVDYPAALGVVHDLTTQRMRQFEHIIASELPVLYDDFELPAEARAAMDAYVLDLKNWLAGILNWHHSADRYKAEFLARRSHGFLPGRPPAAPTLPAPPTAMPAAAWAFG is encoded by the coding sequence ATGACGCAGCCGTTCGAACTCCCGCACTTCTACATGCCGTATCCCGCGCGGCTCAACCCGCACCTCGAGGAGGCGCGGGCCCACTCGGCCGCGTGGGCCCGCGAGATGGGCATGCTGGAAGGCTCCGGGATCTGGGACCGGGCCGACCTGGAGGCGCACGACTACGGGCTCCTGTGCTCCTACACCCACCCCGACTGCGACGGCCCCGCGCTCTCACTGATCACCGACTGGTACGTGTGGGTCTTCTTCTTCGACGACCACTTCCTGGACATGTACAAGCGCACCCAGGACCGCGCCGCGGCCAAGGCCCACCTGGACCGCCTGCCGCTGTTCATGCCGCTCGACCTTGCCACCTCGGTACCGGAGCCGCGGAACCCGGTCGAGGCCGGGCTGAAGGACCTGTGGGCGCGCACGGTGCCGTCGATGTCCGTGGACTGGCGCCGCCGGTTCGCCCTCGCCACCGAGCACCTGCTCAACGAGTCGATGTGGGAGCTGTCGAACATCAACGAGGGGCGGATCGCCAACCCCGTCGAGTACATCGAGATGCGCCGCAAGGTCGGCGGTGCCCCCTGGTCGGCCGGGCTCGTGGAGTACGCGAACGCCGAGGTGCCCGCCGCCGTCGCCGGCACCCGGCCGCTGCGGGTCCTCATGGAGACCTTCGCCGACGCTGTCCACCTGCGCAACGACCTGTTCTCGTACCAGCGCGAGGTCGAGGACGAGGGTGAGAACAGCAACGGCGTGCTCGTGCTGGAGACGTTCTTCGGCTGTACGACCCAGCAGGCCGCCGAGACCGTCAACGACATCCTCACCTCACGCCTGCACCAGTTCGAGCACACCGCGCTCACCGAGGTCCCCGCCCTCGCCCTGGACAGGGGCCTCACCCCGGACCAGGTGGCCGCGGTCGCCGCCTACACCAAGGGACTTCAGGACTGGCAGTCCGGCGGCCATGAATGGCACCTGCGCTCCAGCCGCTACATGAACAAGGGCGCGCGCAGCAGCTCGCCCTGGCAGCTCCCGAGCGGCCCCGGCACCTCGGCGGCAGATGTCGGCGCCCTGCTCGCCTCGGCCGCCCAGGAGCGCCTGCGCGCCTACACACACGTGCCGTACCAGAAGGTCGGCCCGTCCGTGCTGCCCGACTTCCACATGCCGTACGACCTGAGCCTGAACCCCTGTCTGGACGGCGCCCGGAGCAATCTCCTCGCCTGGTCGCACCGCATGGGCATCCTCGAGGAGGGCGTCTGGGACGAGGACAGGCTCGCCGCCTGCGACCTCGCGCTCTGCGCGGCCGGCCTGGCCCCGGACGCCACCCCCGGGCAACTCGACCGCACTGCCCAGTGGCTCGCCTGGGGGACGTACGCCGACGACTACTACCCCCTGCTCCACGGCCACCGCCGCGACCTGGCCGGCGCGCGGCTGAGCACGGCCCGGCTGTCGCAGTGCATGCCCCTCGAGGGTGAGCCCGCCATCGTCCCGGGCAACGCCATGGAGCGCGGGCTGAGCGACCTGTGGGAGCGCACCACCGCGCAGATGGACGCCGAGCAGCGGCGGACCCTCAAGGCCAGCGTGGACGTGATGACCGGGAGCTGGCTGTGGGAGCTGTCCAACCAGCTCCAGAACCGCATCCCCGACCCGGTCGACTACCTGGAGATGCGGCGCGCCACCTTCGGCTGCGACCTCACCCTGAACCTGTGCCGCGGCAGGCACGCCCCCGCGGTCCCGCCCGAGGTGTACCGCAGCGGCCCGGTCAGGGCCCTCGAGAACGCCGCCATGGACTACGCCTGCCTCCTCAACGACATCTTCTCGTACCAGAAGGAGATCGAGTACCAGGGCGAGATCCACAACGCCGTCCTGGTCGTGCAGAACTTCTTCGGCGTGGACTACCCGGCCGCGCTCGGCGTCGTACACGACCTGACGACCCAGCGGATGCGGCAGTTCGAGCACATCATCGCAAGCGAACTGCCGGTGCTGTACGACGACTTCGAGTTGCCGGCCGAAGCCCGCGCCGCCATGGACGCCTACGTCCTCGACCTGAAGAACTGGCTGGCCGGCATCCTGAACTGGCACCACAGCGCCGACCGCTACAAGGCCGAGTTCCTGGCCCGCCGCTCCCACGGCTTCCTGCCCGGCCGCCCGCCCGCCGCACCGACGCTGCCGGCGCCGCCGACGGCCATGCCGGCCGCGGCCTGGGCGTTCGGCTGA
- a CDS encoding cytochrome P450, which translates to MRVGVSVGDLPPVPDVFDPRRYAVGVPHDDYRVLRDHHPVAWQEEPGVLGWPAGPGFWAVTRHADVVRVLKDGRAYSSCLGATQIRDPDPADLPFIRRMMLNQDPPEHGRLRRIVSRAFTPGRIERFAAVARERARTLLAGALRTAREGDGTVDLVTAVTDEYALLNLADLLGVPEGDRGLLLHWTQRVIGYQDPDEAGAAVLDEEGKPVDPRSPAMLKDMFDYAHRLAAHKRRHPADDVLTTLACEAELAPGELEMFFFLLTIAGNDTVRSAAPGGLLTLAEHPDAYETLRARKAGLDLAVEELLRWHPPVLTFRRTAARDTELAGRRVRAGDKVVVFHASANRDERAFPAPGRLDLARSPNPHVSFGDGPHVCLGAHFARLQLRLLHDEVLRTLPVLRIAAPPERLVSNFINGIKSLRVHVT; encoded by the coding sequence ATGAGAGTTGGTGTGAGCGTCGGTGATCTGCCGCCGGTGCCCGATGTGTTCGACCCGCGCCGGTACGCCGTCGGGGTGCCCCACGACGACTACCGCGTGCTGCGCGACCACCACCCGGTCGCCTGGCAGGAGGAGCCGGGGGTGCTGGGCTGGCCGGCCGGGCCCGGGTTCTGGGCGGTGACGCGGCACGCGGACGTCGTACGCGTGCTCAAGGACGGGCGGGCGTACTCCTCATGCCTCGGAGCGACCCAGATCCGGGATCCCGATCCGGCGGATCTGCCGTTCATCCGCCGGATGATGCTCAATCAGGATCCGCCGGAACACGGGCGGTTGCGCCGGATCGTGAGCCGCGCGTTCACGCCCGGCCGGATCGAGCGGTTCGCGGCGGTCGCCCGGGAGCGGGCGCGCACGCTGCTCGCCGGGGCACTGCGGACGGCGCGGGAGGGAGACGGCACGGTCGATCTGGTGACCGCCGTGACCGACGAGTACGCGCTGCTGAACCTGGCGGACCTGCTGGGCGTGCCGGAGGGCGACCGCGGCCTGCTGCTGCACTGGACGCAGCGCGTCATCGGCTACCAGGACCCGGACGAGGCCGGTGCCGCGGTGCTGGACGAGGAGGGCAAGCCGGTCGATCCGCGCTCCCCGGCGATGCTGAAGGACATGTTCGACTACGCGCACCGCCTCGCGGCGCACAAACGGCGACACCCGGCCGACGACGTGCTGACCACGCTTGCGTGTGAGGCCGAACTGGCCCCGGGGGAGCTGGAGATGTTCTTCTTCCTGCTCACGATCGCGGGCAACGACACCGTGCGCAGCGCGGCCCCGGGCGGACTGCTGACGCTGGCCGAACACCCGGACGCCTACGAGACGTTGCGCGCGAGGAAGGCCGGACTGGACTTGGCGGTGGAGGAGTTGCTGCGCTGGCATCCGCCCGTGCTGACGTTCCGCCGGACCGCCGCACGGGACACCGAGCTGGCGGGCCGACGCGTCCGGGCCGGCGACAAGGTCGTCGTCTTCCACGCCTCGGCCAACCGGGACGAGCGCGCCTTCCCCGCCCCGGGCCGGCTCGATCTCGCCCGCTCCCCCAACCCGCACGTGTCCTTCGGGGACGGCCCGCACGTCTGCCTGGGCGCGCACTTCGCGCGGCTGCAGCTACGGCTCCTCCACGACGAGGTGCTGCGCACGCTCCCCGTGCTGCGGATCGCCGCGCCACCCGAACGCCTCGTGTCGAACTTCATCAACGGGATCAAGTCACTTCGAGTGCACGTCACTTGA
- a CDS encoding damage-control phosphatase ARMT1 family protein, protein MPDTPFAPVILGNEPGSFPHSVLAERHPAIVRQVQGALPYGPEQHRALDELLKNCTEGTLEPLPADAPDRDLWQAWGMTAYAGRSWYDVPWLWSESWFYRRLLDAVGWFGPGAWQGIDPFRPFKRAELDAPQTGEELAALDELRDLPEHERARALLHGSLWGNRADLGFQLSAEGAEPRDPAPALVADDSEALWSLLPTAGTGTLVLVADNAGRELVPDLLLIAHLLAEGRAARAVLHVKPHPYYVSDATTADVVDALHRLRAASGAAAGYGRVLWSALADGRLTLRAHPFSCAPLPYADMPPDLRAEFAEATLTVFKGDLNYRRLVGDRLWPPTTPFAEATGYFPGLVAALRTLKSDVVTGLSAATESALVAAEGQRWRTSGTHALIQVSSDVHSK, encoded by the coding sequence ATGCCCGACACCCCGTTCGCACCCGTGATCCTCGGCAACGAACCCGGCTCGTTCCCGCACAGCGTGCTCGCCGAACGGCACCCCGCGATCGTCCGCCAGGTGCAAGGCGCCCTCCCGTACGGCCCCGAGCAGCACCGGGCCCTGGACGAGCTGCTGAAGAACTGCACCGAGGGGACGCTCGAGCCGCTTCCCGCCGACGCCCCGGACCGGGACCTGTGGCAGGCCTGGGGGATGACCGCCTATGCCGGGCGGTCCTGGTACGACGTGCCCTGGCTGTGGTCCGAGAGCTGGTTCTACCGCCGACTGCTCGATGCCGTCGGCTGGTTCGGCCCCGGCGCCTGGCAGGGCATCGACCCCTTCCGCCCGTTCAAGCGCGCCGAACTGGACGCCCCGCAGACCGGCGAGGAACTGGCCGCGCTGGACGAACTGCGCGACCTGCCCGAGCACGAACGGGCACGCGCCCTGTTGCACGGCTCGCTGTGGGGCAACCGAGCCGACCTGGGCTTCCAGCTCTCCGCCGAAGGGGCCGAACCGCGCGACCCGGCCCCCGCGCTGGTCGCCGACGACAGCGAGGCCCTGTGGTCGCTGCTGCCGACCGCCGGGACCGGCACGCTGGTCCTGGTCGCCGACAACGCGGGCCGCGAACTCGTCCCGGATCTCCTGCTGATCGCCCACCTCCTCGCCGAGGGCCGGGCCGCGCGGGCGGTGCTGCACGTCAAGCCGCACCCGTACTACGTCTCCGACGCCACGACCGCCGACGTCGTCGACGCGCTGCACCGGCTGCGCGCCGCCTCCGGCGCGGCCGCCGGGTACGGGCGCGTGCTCTGGTCGGCCCTGGCCGACGGCCGCCTCACCCTGCGCGCCCACCCCTTCTCGTGCGCCCCGCTGCCGTACGCGGACATGCCGCCGGATCTGCGCGCCGAGTTCGCCGAGGCCACGCTGACCGTCTTCAAGGGAGACCTCAACTACCGTCGCCTGGTGGGCGACCGGCTGTGGCCGCCGACCACCCCCTTCGCGGAGGCCACCGGGTACTTCCCCGGCCTGGTCGCCGCCCTGCGCACCCTGAAGTCCGACGTCGTCACCGGCCTGTCCGCGGCGACCGAGTCCGCGCTCGTCGCCGCGGAGGGGCAACGCTGGCGCACCAGCGGCACGCACGCGCTGATCCAGGTCTCAAGTGACGTGCACTCGAAGTGA
- a CDS encoding ScbR family autoregulator-binding transcription factor produces MARQLRAEQTRATIITAAADLFDRHGYESTSLSDIVAHAKVTKGALYFHFAAKEDLAQAILELNARAAQKLVADVECRGYSSLEALMRTTFGIARLAVQDPVPRAALRLATADVSVRAPLRHPFTEWLEFATRKFHGAVREADVHSELDVGVVAHSLVSFYVGIRVAGRSLEPVARLPRRVAEMWHLMIRGVVPVHRRPRYVTLATQLEREIRTA; encoded by the coding sequence ATGGCGAGGCAGTTACGCGCCGAGCAGACCCGGGCGACGATCATCACGGCCGCCGCCGACCTGTTCGACCGGCATGGCTACGAGTCCACCAGCCTGAGCGACATCGTCGCACATGCGAAGGTCACCAAAGGTGCGCTGTACTTCCACTTCGCCGCCAAGGAGGACCTGGCCCAGGCCATCCTGGAACTCAACGCCAGGGCCGCGCAGAAGCTCGTCGCCGACGTCGAGTGCCGCGGCTACTCGTCGCTGGAGGCGCTGATGCGCACCACGTTCGGGATCGCCCGGCTCGCCGTGCAGGACCCGGTGCCGCGCGCCGCGCTCCGCCTGGCCACCGCCGACGTCTCCGTCCGGGCACCGCTGAGGCACCCGTTCACCGAGTGGCTGGAATTCGCGACCCGGAAGTTCCACGGGGCCGTCAGGGAGGCCGATGTGCACAGCGAACTCGACGTCGGCGTCGTAGCGCACTCCCTCGTCTCCTTCTACGTCGGCATCAGAGTCGCCGGCCGCTCGCTCGAACCGGTGGCCCGGCTGCCGCGCCGGGTCGCCGAGATGTGGCACCTGATGATCCGGGGCGTGGTCCCGGTGCACCGCCGCCCCCGCTACGTCACCCTCGCCACGCAGCTGGAGCGGGAGATCAGAACCGCCTGA
- a CDS encoding Tat pathway signal sequence domain protein has product MRTRSVLALAGTATSLALALAVATPASADGSVLTTGGAGGTAVAVGDTLTAPLASGTSATLYSSATGTSGVTCTSSQFTASVTANPSAPGTATESVTGQTFNPSSCSSNVVGVTGVSSITVDNLPYTASVASDGTLTVTPASGSTIQTTVKLKTLLGSITCVYQASSLTGKTDNSDGSISFTSQQFTKSSGSSLCFANGYFTAKYAPVTDGGAQVYVN; this is encoded by the coding sequence ATGCGTACGCGATCCGTCCTCGCCCTCGCAGGTACCGCCACCTCGCTCGCCCTCGCCCTCGCGGTGGCGACCCCCGCCTCCGCCGACGGCTCCGTCCTGACCACCGGCGGCGCCGGCGGCACCGCCGTGGCCGTCGGTGACACCCTCACCGCGCCGCTCGCCTCCGGCACCTCTGCCACGCTCTACTCCAGCGCGACCGGCACCAGCGGCGTCACGTGCACGTCCTCCCAGTTCACCGCGAGCGTGACGGCCAACCCCTCCGCGCCCGGCACGGCCACCGAGTCCGTCACCGGCCAGACCTTCAATCCCAGCTCGTGCAGCAGCAACGTCGTGGGTGTCACCGGTGTCAGCAGCATCACCGTCGACAACCTGCCCTACACGGCGTCGGTCGCCTCCGACGGCACCCTCACCGTCACCCCGGCGAGCGGCTCCACCATCCAGACCACGGTCAAGCTGAAGACCCTGCTGGGCAGCATCACCTGCGTCTACCAGGCGTCCAGCCTGACCGGGAAGACCGACAACAGCGACGGCAGCATCAGCTTCACCAGCCAGCAGTTCACCAAGTCCTCCGGTTCGTCGCTGTGCTTCGCCAACGGGTACTTCACGGCCAAGTACGCACCCGTGACGGACGGCGGCGCCCAGGTCTACGTCAACTGA
- a CDS encoding DUF6230 family protein: MATSPDIPSDGITPENPGSGSPSGTPQAAGTAGGGERRGRVRARRAAVMAVPATLVAAGLAVLTAQGALGVQFAISGMPFTVTATNLDGTGFEQFGGLDNMADGSPNAGDSGGQVLVVTSAIKNATLTKLCQSVDLGGTNLLITAGGGDTPVTASDLTTDSTQLSGDAAFNNIEIGNDASTLSKANAKGPKGVFSQQADTVHIGHLRQTNYATTAGVFKLPGLKLRFSGSGC, encoded by the coding sequence ATGGCCACGTCCCCGGACATTCCGTCCGACGGCATCACCCCCGAGAACCCGGGAAGCGGTTCACCGTCCGGCACACCACAGGCAGCCGGGACCGCCGGCGGCGGCGAGAGACGAGGGCGGGTCCGTGCACGCCGGGCCGCGGTGATGGCGGTACCCGCCACCCTCGTCGCCGCCGGTCTCGCCGTCCTCACCGCGCAGGGCGCGCTCGGTGTGCAGTTCGCCATCTCCGGCATGCCGTTCACGGTCACCGCGACCAACCTCGACGGCACCGGATTCGAGCAGTTCGGCGGGCTCGACAACATGGCGGACGGCAGTCCGAACGCCGGCGACTCCGGCGGACAGGTGCTCGTCGTCACCTCCGCGATCAAGAACGCCACGCTCACCAAGCTGTGCCAGAGCGTGGACCTCGGCGGCACCAACCTGCTCATCACGGCGGGCGGTGGCGACACCCCGGTGACCGCGAGCGACCTGACCACCGACTCGACCCAGCTGTCGGGCGACGCGGCGTTCAACAACATCGAGATCGGCAACGACGCGAGCACACTGTCCAAGGCGAACGCCAAGGGCCCGAAGGGCGTCTTCAGCCAGCAGGCCGACACCGTGCACATCGGCCACCTGCGGCAGACCAACTACGCCACCACAGCGGGTGTGTTCAAGCTGCCGGGCCTCAAGCTCCGCTTCAGCGGCTCGGGTTGCTGA
- a CDS encoding DUF6114 domain-containing protein — MPERPHQGPRATFRGWRARRPFWGGLLLALGGGEILFTEKASLKVVMHIGMQGLAGYLLPTLMAILGLLILFNPSQRLFYSITGILLSLGTWLTSNLGGFFIGLLLGATGSCLAFGWLPDQEPRVSRRKRRKQARAAAHALPEGAQGTTA, encoded by the coding sequence GTGCCGGAGCGTCCGCATCAGGGGCCGAGGGCGACATTCCGCGGCTGGCGTGCCCGCCGGCCGTTCTGGGGCGGGCTGCTGCTCGCCCTGGGCGGCGGCGAGATCCTGTTCACCGAGAAGGCCTCGCTGAAGGTCGTGATGCACATCGGCATGCAGGGCCTGGCCGGCTATCTGCTGCCGACGCTGATGGCGATCCTGGGCCTGCTGATCCTCTTCAACCCCTCCCAGCGGCTCTTCTACTCCATCACCGGCATCCTGCTGTCCCTGGGCACCTGGCTCACCTCCAACCTGGGCGGCTTCTTCATCGGTCTCCTCCTCGGCGCCACGGGCAGCTGCCTCGCCTTCGGCTGGCTGCCCGACCAGGAGCCGCGCGTCAGCCGCCGCAAGCGCCGCAAGCAGGCCCGGGCCGCGGCACACGCGCTTCCGGAAGGCGCGCAGGGGACGACGGCCTGA
- a CDS encoding tellurite resistance TerB family protein: MALWDRVKESASQMQTQLVAKKNDLKSGAFRDASMAMCALVAAADGSVDPSERQRVAQLIATNEVLQNFPADDLRRRFEENLNKLTADFAFGKVSVLQEIAKAKKKPAEARAVIQIGIVIGGADGDFDKTEQAVVREACFTLDLPPHEFDL; the protein is encoded by the coding sequence ATGGCCCTGTGGGACCGCGTCAAGGAGTCGGCGTCGCAGATGCAGACCCAGCTGGTGGCGAAGAAGAACGACCTGAAGAGCGGGGCGTTCAGGGACGCGAGCATGGCCATGTGCGCGCTCGTGGCCGCCGCCGACGGGAGCGTCGACCCGTCGGAGCGGCAGCGGGTGGCCCAGCTCATCGCGACGAACGAGGTGTTGCAGAACTTCCCGGCGGACGACCTCAGGCGCCGCTTCGAGGAGAACCTGAACAAGCTGACGGCCGACTTCGCCTTCGGCAAGGTGAGCGTGCTTCAGGAGATCGCCAAGGCCAAGAAGAAGCCGGCCGAGGCGCGGGCCGTCATCCAGATCGGCATCGTGATCGGCGGCGCGGACGGCGACTTCGACAAGACCGAGCAGGCCGTGGTGCGCGAGGCGTGCTTCACGCTGGACCTGCCGCCGCACGAGTTCGACCTCTGA
- a CDS encoding ABC transporter substrate-binding protein, whose amino-acid sequence MTSTNRISRSIRRNRGAAAVALVAATALLAGCSSSDDKSGNPLTDSKSSGDGIVVGSNNFPESTLLADIYGEALKAKGIKVSYKPNIGSRETTYGLLKNGSLKVLPEYNGALLAYLDPKAKPKTVEATTAAIEAKLDSKLTLLQPAAAQSKDSVTLNAATAQKYHLTSKSTIADLKGIDKDLVMGASPEFQTRQQGLVGLKDVYGLQFKSFRALDAGGPLTQAALQKNAVQVADIFTTDATISKEKFVVLQDPQNLFGFENVQPLVQKKALPQKGADALNAVSAKLDTATLLDLDTQVQVQGKDPLDVAKAWLKSAGLG is encoded by the coding sequence GTGACTTCCACCAACCGCATCAGCAGGTCCATCCGGAGGAACCGAGGCGCGGCGGCCGTCGCCCTCGTGGCGGCGACGGCTCTGCTGGCGGGCTGTTCCTCCAGCGATGACAAGTCGGGCAATCCCCTGACGGACAGCAAGTCGAGCGGCGACGGCATCGTCGTCGGATCCAACAACTTCCCCGAGAGCACCCTGCTCGCCGACATCTACGGCGAGGCGCTCAAGGCCAAGGGCATCAAGGTCTCGTACAAGCCGAACATCGGCAGCCGCGAGACCACTTACGGTCTGCTCAAGAACGGCTCCCTCAAGGTGCTGCCCGAGTACAACGGCGCGCTGCTGGCCTACCTCGACCCGAAGGCGAAGCCCAAGACGGTCGAGGCCACCACGGCCGCCATCGAGGCCAAGCTGGACTCCAAGCTGACCCTGCTGCAGCCGGCCGCGGCGCAGTCCAAGGACTCGGTCACGCTCAACGCGGCCACCGCGCAGAAGTACCACCTGACCTCGAAGTCCACCATCGCCGACCTGAAGGGCATCGACAAGGACCTGGTCATGGGCGCCTCGCCGGAGTTCCAGACCCGGCAGCAGGGCCTGGTGGGCCTCAAGGACGTCTACGGCCTCCAGTTCAAGTCCTTCCGGGCGCTGGACGCCGGCGGCCCGCTCACCCAGGCGGCACTGCAGAAGAACGCGGTGCAGGTCGCGGACATCTTCACCACGGACGCGACCATCTCCAAGGAGAAGTTCGTCGTCCTGCAGGACCCGCAGAACCTGTTCGGCTTCGAGAACGTCCAGCCGCTCGTGCAGAAGAAGGCCCTGCCGCAAAAGGGCGCCGACGCGCTCAACGCGGTCTCGGCCAAGCTCGACACCGCGACCCTGCTGGATCTGGACACCCAGGTGCAGGTCCAGGGCAAGGACCCGCTGGACGTCGCCAAGGCCTGGCTGAAGTCGGCCGGCCTCGGCTGA